A window from Bombus fervidus isolate BK054 chromosome 12, iyBomFerv1, whole genome shotgun sequence encodes these proteins:
- the Mon2 gene encoding mon2 homolog, regulator of endosome-to-Golgi trafficking isoform X2, with protein MASSAIGTNSENTSKFLESLQTDLKVLASETKKKYPQIKESCEEGIAKIRTASNTSGAPIYYIVNQILYPLVQGCESKDVKIIKFCLTMMQKLITQQAIDQKGARYITDTLWMLMESGTEEVKVLQTVTLLLTSNTVVHGETLARNLVLCFRLHFTKDSTTINTAGATVRQLVSLVFERVVAEDEQSPDQEDSDEINLEELKIPTNQAPKSLGPCAADAYLMFQDLVQLVNADQPYWLIGITEMTRTFGLELLESVLTNFSSVFFKHPEFSFLLKERVCALVIKLFSPNIKYRNSVPASLQQATPLDKPYFPISMRLLRVVSILIQKYHSLLVTECEIFLSLIVKFLDPDKPTWQRALALEVLHKMTVQSDLLTNFCECYDLKPHATNIFQDIVNSLGAYVHSLFVNPQMMNQTNITTSTTIPQSTASPLFTGMPIGPGVSPQPGFYSRGIWLPVVATFTSGQAKSTYLDMLDKVEPPQIPIGYGISVAYACLLDIIRSIALAINGTNEVVTGNQLYKPNEFERKLHTQLINSSWCGLLAALSPLIDASTDESATENVLKAIQTFASLCGQLELQTPRDAFITAICKASLPPHYALTVLYNAPQGIPSARQQESTQYNVTIGEPDYRQQVVAVGTPLPTASLPVGAHQGPVMLTAKNLQCMRALLSLAHCHGSILGGAWHLVLTTLQHLVWILGLKPSTGGSLKAGRTAADPNAVLTNAVMADLPVLSAMLSRLFESSQHLDDVALHHLIDALCKLSHEAMELAYSNREPSLFAVAKLLETGLVNLPRVEVLWRPLTNHLLEVCQHPHIRMREWGVEAITYLVKMALQHKYPQPLRDNQKLQTLLLGPLSELSSVRHGDVRQRQLECVLQVLHGAGETLYHGWPLVLGIIGAVSDHHGEALVRIAFQCLQLVVTDFLPVMPWRCLPLCVDTAAKFGSQTQELNISLTAVGLMWNISDYFYQNQEKLCVSLKGDSSSVFPDFPGTTNMPPFDKLWMCLYARLGDLCVDPRPAVRKSASQTLFSTISAHGSLLHQPTWQAVLWQVLFPLLDKVRSLSNSASSEKVDTSGNILIHHSRNTAQKQWAETQVLTLSGVGRVFNTKRQLLQMLGDFPRAWSLLLEFIENSALSKNNEVSLAALKSFQEILYLQKGSDNNEVIQSNDSEALWIVAWRVWLNIGMESTTPPQEGETEPYVPSQAFLTALVHIFPAVFQHIRNKFTGPDLQKLCIVLKNAVAVPVHGESTPYILPTMPDVVLTHLQDGVLHSMELLQKEALNGPDNLRTMIVLIFLQLLSFSKLACEAPTYGKIPTKHISQIRGVSADWVTMNYVPFGEKALSMVVTLYQKTAPEMAVIDGQVLKHIIEALHVPLSMKYACPSPTTWKLAVTSLLAVLHTGLPLARKYPEQFQNMWPELANTLDDFLFPKSILNIERGVEEIQADEAVDCQVMELLRDEVLPHSQYIPHQFILRVVMLLNKGSIHSATTTNIENSGETKLREEFAKTCFETLLQFSLLDGLNNESDHDTTKSPENDEGGVAGRLAVTALLHRFQEVLRRYIENERRSGKCPLPRLSEISFVLKAVATLVVSLKKAPPNKVERSVWEQLIGLYPCLVECTIATASGQVSRSLREALLQYHDLLRPPLHSSATSNGV; from the exons ATGGCGAGTTCAGCTATCGGAACTAATTCGGAAAATACTTCAAAATTTTTGGAATCGTTACAAACTGACTTGAAAGTTCTCGCCTCtgagacgaagaagaaatatccacaAATCAAGGAa TCATGCGAAGAAGGAATTGCAAAAATAAGGACAGCTTCGAATACTTCGGGTGCTccaatttattatattgttaatcAAATCTTATATCCTTTGGTTCAAGGTTGTGAGAGTaaagatgtaaaaattataaag ttttgtttAACTATGatgcaaaaattaattacacaaCAAGCTATTGATCAAAAAGGTGCTCGTTATATCACAGATACGTTATGGATGTTAATGGAATCTGGAACAGAAGAAGTTAAAGTTTTACAAACTGTAACTCTTTTACTAACTAGCAACACTGTGGTTCATGGAGAAACACTTGCAaga AATTTAGTTCTATGTTTTCGCTTACATTTTACAAAAGATTCTACAACAATTAACACAGCAGGTGCCACAGTAAGACAATTAGTGTCATTGGTATTTGAGCGTGTAGTTGCAGAAGATGAACAAAGTCCTGATCAAGAAGATtcagatgaaataaatttggaggaattaaaaattcctaCTAATCAGGCACCTAAAAGTTTAGGACCATGTGCTGCTGATGcatatttaatgtttcaa GACTTAGTACAATTAGTAAATGCAGATCAACCTTACTGGTTAATTGGGATTACAGAAATGACACGTACCTTTGGACTAGAATTGCTAGAATCTGttctaacaaatttttcatcagTATTTTTTAag CATCCAGAATTTAGCTTTCTACTAAAGGAAAGAGTGTGTGCccttgtaattaaattattttccccTAATATCAAATATCGCAATTCGGTACCAGCATCACTACAACAAGCTACACCTTTAGATAAACCTTATTTTCCTATTAGCATGCGGCTCCTTCGAGTTGTTTCTATTTtgatacaaaaatatcattCTCTTTTg GTGACAGAATGCGAGATATTTTTATCCctaattgttaaatttttggATCCTGATAAACCAACATGGCAAAGAGCCTTAGCTTTAGAAGTTTTACATAAAATGACAGTACAATCTGATCTTCTTACAAATTTCTGTGAATGTTATGACTTAAAACCTCATGCAACCAacatttttcaagatattgTCAATAGCTTAGGTGCTTATGTACATAGTCTTTTTGTTAATCCCCAAATGATGAACCAAACCAATATAA CGACAAGTACAACGATTCCACAAAGTACGGCTTCTCCGTTATTTACGGGAATGCCTATAGGTCCTGGTGTTTCACCTCAACCTGGTTTTTATTCACGCGGCATTTGGTTGCCGGTAGTTGCGACATTTACAAGTGGTCAAGCTAAATCAACCTA TCTGGACATGCTTGATAAAGTTGAACCGCCACAGATTCCTATCGGCTATGGAATAAGTGTAGCGTATGCATGCTTATTAGACATTATACGATCCATAGCTCTTGCAATCAATGGTACTAATGAAGTTGTAACTGGAAATCAATTGTACAAACCTAATGAATTTGAACGAAAACTTCATACTCAGCTCATTAATTCTAGTTGGTGTGGCTTGCTAGCAGCATTAAGTCCTCTTATAGATGCAAG CACTGATGAATCTGCAACAGAAAATGTGTTAAAAGCAATTCAAACTTTTGCATCGCTGTGTGGACAATTAGAGTTGCAGACTCCGCGTGACGCTTTCATTACTGCAATATGTAAAGCATCATTGCCTCCTCATTACGCTTTGACTGTGTTATACAATGCTCCTCAAGGTATACCGAGTGCAAGGCAACAAGAATCCACTCAGTACAATGTGACTATTGGTGAACCAGATTATAGACAACAGGTTGTAGCTGTTGGTACTCCTCTACCCACTGCATCTCTACCAGTTG GTGCACATCAAGGTCCAGTTATGTTAACGGCAAAAAATTTACAATGTATGCGTGCATTATTATCACTTGCACATTGCCATGGAAGCATACTTGGTGGTGCATGGCATTTGGTACTTACGACACTACAACATCTTGTCTGGATACTTGGTTTGAAGCCTTCTACCGGAGGATCCTTAAAGGCGGGAAGAACCGCTGCCGATCCAAATGCAGTACTTACAAATGCAGTCATGGCAGATTTGCCTGTACTTAGCGCCATGCTTAGCAGGCTATTTGAAAGTAGTCAACATCTTGATGATGTAGCTTTACATCACTTGATAGACGCACTTTGCAAGTTGAGCCACGAAGCTATGGAATTAGCTTACTCTAACAGA GAACCCTCCCTGTTTGCTGTGGCTAAACTTTTAGAAACTGGTTTGGTAAACTTACCACGGGTAGAAGTTTTATGGAGACCATTAACAAATCACTTGCTGGAAGTTTGTCAACATCCGCATATTCGTATGAGAGAATGGGGAGTCGAAGCTATTACATATCTCGTAAAAATGGCACTTCAGCACAAATATCCACAACCTTTGCGCGATAATCAA AAATTGCAGACTTTACTTTTAGGACCATTATCAGAATTATCATCAGTTCGCCATGGAGATGTAAGACAACGACAGCTAGAGTGCGTTTTACAAGTGTTACATGGAGCAGGAGAAACACTATATCATGGCTGGCCTTTGGTACTTGGTATTATTGGAGCAGTATCTGATCATCACGg AGAAGCTTTAGTTCGTATAGCATTTCAATGTTTACAATTGGTAGTAACTGATTTCCTACCAGTAATGCCTTGGCGATGTCTTCCACTTTGTGTTGACACAGCCGCAAAATTCGGTTCTCAGACgcaagaattaaatatttcattaactgCTGTCGGATTAATG TGGAATATAAgcgattatttttatcaaaaccaAGAGAAGCTTTGTGTATCTCTGAaaggagattcatcgtcggtGTTTCCGGACTTTCCTGGTACAACAAATATGCCACCTTTTGACAAACTTTGGATGTGTTTATATGCAAGATTAG GTGACTTATGTGTGGATCCTCGGCCCGCCGTGCGCAAATCAGCTAGTCAAACTCTGTTTTCTACAATATCTGCACATGGTAGTTTGTTACATCAACCGACATGGCAAGCTGTACTTTGGCAGGTTCTTTTTCCATTGCTAGATAAAGTAAGAAGTTTATCTAACTCCGCCAGTAGTGAGAAGGTAGATACTAGTGGAAACATACTTATTCATCACAGTAGAAATACAGCACAGAAGCAGTGGGCGGAAACGCag GTATTGACTTTGAGTGGCGTTGGAAGAGTATTTAATACCAAGCGGCAGTTGTTACAAATGTTGGGCGATTTTCCTAGAGCTTGGTCtcttttattagaatttatagaaaattctgCGCTTAGTAAAAATAACGAG GTATCATTGGCAGCTTTAAAATCATTTCAAGAGATTTTATATCTCCAAAAAGGAAGTGACAATAACGAAGTGATTCAATCAAACGATTCCGAAGCATTATGGATCGTTGCATGGCGTGTGTGGTTGAATATTGGAATGGAAAGTACAACACCCCCTCAAGAAGGGGAAACGGAACCTTATGTACCATCACAAGCATTTTTAACAGCGTTGGTTCATATATTTCCAGCTGTTTTCCAACACATCAGAAACAA attCACTGGCCCAGATTTGCAAAAACTTTGCATTGTGTTAAAAAATGCAGTTGCAGTTCCAGTACATGGTGAATCAACGCCATATATTTTGCCTACAATGCCAGATGTAGTTCTCACTCATTTACAAGATGGTGTACTTCATTCAATGGAGCTTTTACAAAaa GAAGCATTAAATGGACCCGACAATTTGCGAACAAtgattgttttaatatttcttcagCTTTTGAGTTTTTCAAAGCTGGCTTGTGAAGCTCCCACCTATGGTAAAATCCCAACGAAACACATCTCTCAAATTAGAGGCGTATCT gcTGATTGGGTGACTATGAATTATGTTCCTTTTGGAGAGAAAGCTTTATCAATGGTTGTAACATTATATCAAAAGACAGCACCTGAAATGGCAGTTATAGATGGACAAGTTTTAAAGCATATTATAGAAGCGTTGCACGTGCCTTTGTCAATGAAGTATGCTTGCCCATCACCAACAACTTGGAAATTGGCTGTTACTAGTTTGCTTGCTGTTTTACATACTGGCTTACCTTTAGCCAGGAAATATCCAgaacaatttcaaaatatgtGGCCGGAACTAGCGAATACATTAGATGATTTCCTATTTCCGAAAAG tatattaaatatagaacgaGGTGTCGAAGAAATTCAAGCGGATGAAGCTGTAGATTGTCAAGTGATGGAACTTTTACGAGATGAGGTTTTACCACATTCTCAATACATACCTCATCAGTTTATTTTGCGAGTAGTTATGTTATTAAACAAAGGGTCCATACACTCAGCGACtacaacaaatattg AAAATAGCGGCGAAACTAAGTTAAGAGAAGAATTCGCAAAAACGTGTTTTGAAACATTACTTCAGTTTTCTCTATTGGATGGACTAAATAATGAATCAGATCATGACACAACCAAAAGTCCTGAAAACGATGAAGGAGGTGTTGCTGGACGGTTAGCAGTCACTGCGCTTCTTCATAGGTTTCAAGAAGTTTTACGACGATATATTGAAAACGAG
- the Mon2 gene encoding mon2 homolog, regulator of endosome-to-Golgi trafficking isoform X1, producing MASSAIGTNSENTSKFLESLQTDLKVLASETKKKYPQIKESCEEGIAKIRTASNTSGAPIYYIVNQILYPLVQGCESKDVKIIKFCLTMMQKLITQQAIDQKGARYITDTLWMLMESGTEEVKVLQTVTLLLTSNTVVHGETLARNLVLCFRLHFTKDSTTINTAGATVRQLVSLVFERVVAEDEQSPDQEDSDEINLEELKIPTNQAPKSLGPCAADAYLMFQDLVQLVNADQPYWLIGITEMTRTFGLELLESVLTNFSSVFFKHPEFSFLLKERVCALVIKLFSPNIKYRNSVPASLQQATPLDKPYFPISMRLLRVVSILIQKYHSLLVTECEIFLSLIVKFLDPDKPTWQRALALEVLHKMTVQSDLLTNFCECYDLKPHATNIFQDIVNSLGAYVHSLFVNPQMMNQTNITTSTTIPQSTASPLFTGMPIGPGVSPQPGFYSRGIWLPVVATFTSGQAKSTYLDMLDKVEPPQIPIGYGISVAYACLLDIIRSIALAINGTNEVVTGNQLYKPNEFERKLHTQLINSSWCGLLAALSPLIDASTDESATENVLKAIQTFASLCGQLELQTPRDAFITAICKASLPPHYALTVLYNAPQGIPSARQQESTQYNVTIGEPDYRQQVVAVGTPLPTASLPVGAHQGPVMLTAKNLQCMRALLSLAHCHGSILGGAWHLVLTTLQHLVWILGLKPSTGGSLKAGRTAADPNAVLTNAVMADLPVLSAMLSRLFESSQHLDDVALHHLIDALCKLSHEAMELAYSNREPSLFAVAKLLETGLVNLPRVEVLWRPLTNHLLEVCQHPHIRMREWGVEAITYLVKMALQHKYPQPLRDNQKLQTLLLGPLSELSSVRHGDVRQRQLECVLQVLHGAGETLYHGWPLVLGIIGAVSDHHGEALVRIAFQCLQLVVTDFLPVMPWRCLPLCVDTAAKFGSQTQELNISLTAVGLMWNISDYFYQNQEKLCVSLKGDSSSVFPDFPGTTNMPPFDKLWMCLYARLGDLCVDPRPAVRKSASQTLFSTISAHGSLLHQPTWQAVLWQVLFPLLDKVRSLSNSASSEKVDTSGNILIHHSRNTAQKQWAETQVLTLSGVGRVFNTKRQLLQMLGDFPRAWSLLLEFIENSALSKNNEVSLAALKSFQEILYLQKGSDNNEVIQSNDSEALWIVAWRVWLNIGMESTTPPQEGETEPYVPSQAFLTALVHIFPAVFQHIRNKFTGPDLQKLCIVLKNAVAVPVHGESTPYILPTMPDVVLTHLQDGVLHSMELLQKEALNGPDNLRTMIVLIFLQLLSFSKLACEAPTYGKIPTKHISQIRGVSADWVTMNYVPFGEKALSMVVTLYQKTAPEMAVIDGQVLKHIIEALHVPLSMKYACPSPTTWKLAVTSLLAVLHTGLPLARKYPEQFQNMWPELANTLDDFLFPKSILNIERGVEEIQADEAVDCQVMELLRDEVLPHSQYIPHQFILRVVMLLNKGSIHSATTTNIENSGETKLREEFAKTCFETLLQFSLLDGLNNESDHDTTKSPENDEGGVAGRLAVTALLHRFQEVLRRYIENERRSGKCPLPRYRLSEISFVLKAVATLVVSLKKAPPNKVERSVWEQLIGLYPCLVECTIATASGQVSRSLREALLQYHDLLRPPLHSSATSNGV from the exons ATGGCGAGTTCAGCTATCGGAACTAATTCGGAAAATACTTCAAAATTTTTGGAATCGTTACAAACTGACTTGAAAGTTCTCGCCTCtgagacgaagaagaaatatccacaAATCAAGGAa TCATGCGAAGAAGGAATTGCAAAAATAAGGACAGCTTCGAATACTTCGGGTGCTccaatttattatattgttaatcAAATCTTATATCCTTTGGTTCAAGGTTGTGAGAGTaaagatgtaaaaattataaag ttttgtttAACTATGatgcaaaaattaattacacaaCAAGCTATTGATCAAAAAGGTGCTCGTTATATCACAGATACGTTATGGATGTTAATGGAATCTGGAACAGAAGAAGTTAAAGTTTTACAAACTGTAACTCTTTTACTAACTAGCAACACTGTGGTTCATGGAGAAACACTTGCAaga AATTTAGTTCTATGTTTTCGCTTACATTTTACAAAAGATTCTACAACAATTAACACAGCAGGTGCCACAGTAAGACAATTAGTGTCATTGGTATTTGAGCGTGTAGTTGCAGAAGATGAACAAAGTCCTGATCAAGAAGATtcagatgaaataaatttggaggaattaaaaattcctaCTAATCAGGCACCTAAAAGTTTAGGACCATGTGCTGCTGATGcatatttaatgtttcaa GACTTAGTACAATTAGTAAATGCAGATCAACCTTACTGGTTAATTGGGATTACAGAAATGACACGTACCTTTGGACTAGAATTGCTAGAATCTGttctaacaaatttttcatcagTATTTTTTAag CATCCAGAATTTAGCTTTCTACTAAAGGAAAGAGTGTGTGCccttgtaattaaattattttccccTAATATCAAATATCGCAATTCGGTACCAGCATCACTACAACAAGCTACACCTTTAGATAAACCTTATTTTCCTATTAGCATGCGGCTCCTTCGAGTTGTTTCTATTTtgatacaaaaatatcattCTCTTTTg GTGACAGAATGCGAGATATTTTTATCCctaattgttaaatttttggATCCTGATAAACCAACATGGCAAAGAGCCTTAGCTTTAGAAGTTTTACATAAAATGACAGTACAATCTGATCTTCTTACAAATTTCTGTGAATGTTATGACTTAAAACCTCATGCAACCAacatttttcaagatattgTCAATAGCTTAGGTGCTTATGTACATAGTCTTTTTGTTAATCCCCAAATGATGAACCAAACCAATATAA CGACAAGTACAACGATTCCACAAAGTACGGCTTCTCCGTTATTTACGGGAATGCCTATAGGTCCTGGTGTTTCACCTCAACCTGGTTTTTATTCACGCGGCATTTGGTTGCCGGTAGTTGCGACATTTACAAGTGGTCAAGCTAAATCAACCTA TCTGGACATGCTTGATAAAGTTGAACCGCCACAGATTCCTATCGGCTATGGAATAAGTGTAGCGTATGCATGCTTATTAGACATTATACGATCCATAGCTCTTGCAATCAATGGTACTAATGAAGTTGTAACTGGAAATCAATTGTACAAACCTAATGAATTTGAACGAAAACTTCATACTCAGCTCATTAATTCTAGTTGGTGTGGCTTGCTAGCAGCATTAAGTCCTCTTATAGATGCAAG CACTGATGAATCTGCAACAGAAAATGTGTTAAAAGCAATTCAAACTTTTGCATCGCTGTGTGGACAATTAGAGTTGCAGACTCCGCGTGACGCTTTCATTACTGCAATATGTAAAGCATCATTGCCTCCTCATTACGCTTTGACTGTGTTATACAATGCTCCTCAAGGTATACCGAGTGCAAGGCAACAAGAATCCACTCAGTACAATGTGACTATTGGTGAACCAGATTATAGACAACAGGTTGTAGCTGTTGGTACTCCTCTACCCACTGCATCTCTACCAGTTG GTGCACATCAAGGTCCAGTTATGTTAACGGCAAAAAATTTACAATGTATGCGTGCATTATTATCACTTGCACATTGCCATGGAAGCATACTTGGTGGTGCATGGCATTTGGTACTTACGACACTACAACATCTTGTCTGGATACTTGGTTTGAAGCCTTCTACCGGAGGATCCTTAAAGGCGGGAAGAACCGCTGCCGATCCAAATGCAGTACTTACAAATGCAGTCATGGCAGATTTGCCTGTACTTAGCGCCATGCTTAGCAGGCTATTTGAAAGTAGTCAACATCTTGATGATGTAGCTTTACATCACTTGATAGACGCACTTTGCAAGTTGAGCCACGAAGCTATGGAATTAGCTTACTCTAACAGA GAACCCTCCCTGTTTGCTGTGGCTAAACTTTTAGAAACTGGTTTGGTAAACTTACCACGGGTAGAAGTTTTATGGAGACCATTAACAAATCACTTGCTGGAAGTTTGTCAACATCCGCATATTCGTATGAGAGAATGGGGAGTCGAAGCTATTACATATCTCGTAAAAATGGCACTTCAGCACAAATATCCACAACCTTTGCGCGATAATCAA AAATTGCAGACTTTACTTTTAGGACCATTATCAGAATTATCATCAGTTCGCCATGGAGATGTAAGACAACGACAGCTAGAGTGCGTTTTACAAGTGTTACATGGAGCAGGAGAAACACTATATCATGGCTGGCCTTTGGTACTTGGTATTATTGGAGCAGTATCTGATCATCACGg AGAAGCTTTAGTTCGTATAGCATTTCAATGTTTACAATTGGTAGTAACTGATTTCCTACCAGTAATGCCTTGGCGATGTCTTCCACTTTGTGTTGACACAGCCGCAAAATTCGGTTCTCAGACgcaagaattaaatatttcattaactgCTGTCGGATTAATG TGGAATATAAgcgattatttttatcaaaaccaAGAGAAGCTTTGTGTATCTCTGAaaggagattcatcgtcggtGTTTCCGGACTTTCCTGGTACAACAAATATGCCACCTTTTGACAAACTTTGGATGTGTTTATATGCAAGATTAG GTGACTTATGTGTGGATCCTCGGCCCGCCGTGCGCAAATCAGCTAGTCAAACTCTGTTTTCTACAATATCTGCACATGGTAGTTTGTTACATCAACCGACATGGCAAGCTGTACTTTGGCAGGTTCTTTTTCCATTGCTAGATAAAGTAAGAAGTTTATCTAACTCCGCCAGTAGTGAGAAGGTAGATACTAGTGGAAACATACTTATTCATCACAGTAGAAATACAGCACAGAAGCAGTGGGCGGAAACGCag GTATTGACTTTGAGTGGCGTTGGAAGAGTATTTAATACCAAGCGGCAGTTGTTACAAATGTTGGGCGATTTTCCTAGAGCTTGGTCtcttttattagaatttatagaaaattctgCGCTTAGTAAAAATAACGAG GTATCATTGGCAGCTTTAAAATCATTTCAAGAGATTTTATATCTCCAAAAAGGAAGTGACAATAACGAAGTGATTCAATCAAACGATTCCGAAGCATTATGGATCGTTGCATGGCGTGTGTGGTTGAATATTGGAATGGAAAGTACAACACCCCCTCAAGAAGGGGAAACGGAACCTTATGTACCATCACAAGCATTTTTAACAGCGTTGGTTCATATATTTCCAGCTGTTTTCCAACACATCAGAAACAA attCACTGGCCCAGATTTGCAAAAACTTTGCATTGTGTTAAAAAATGCAGTTGCAGTTCCAGTACATGGTGAATCAACGCCATATATTTTGCCTACAATGCCAGATGTAGTTCTCACTCATTTACAAGATGGTGTACTTCATTCAATGGAGCTTTTACAAAaa GAAGCATTAAATGGACCCGACAATTTGCGAACAAtgattgttttaatatttcttcagCTTTTGAGTTTTTCAAAGCTGGCTTGTGAAGCTCCCACCTATGGTAAAATCCCAACGAAACACATCTCTCAAATTAGAGGCGTATCT gcTGATTGGGTGACTATGAATTATGTTCCTTTTGGAGAGAAAGCTTTATCAATGGTTGTAACATTATATCAAAAGACAGCACCTGAAATGGCAGTTATAGATGGACAAGTTTTAAAGCATATTATAGAAGCGTTGCACGTGCCTTTGTCAATGAAGTATGCTTGCCCATCACCAACAACTTGGAAATTGGCTGTTACTAGTTTGCTTGCTGTTTTACATACTGGCTTACCTTTAGCCAGGAAATATCCAgaacaatttcaaaatatgtGGCCGGAACTAGCGAATACATTAGATGATTTCCTATTTCCGAAAAG tatattaaatatagaacgaGGTGTCGAAGAAATTCAAGCGGATGAAGCTGTAGATTGTCAAGTGATGGAACTTTTACGAGATGAGGTTTTACCACATTCTCAATACATACCTCATCAGTTTATTTTGCGAGTAGTTATGTTATTAAACAAAGGGTCCATACACTCAGCGACtacaacaaatattg AAAATAGCGGCGAAACTAAGTTAAGAGAAGAATTCGCAAAAACGTGTTTTGAAACATTACTTCAGTTTTCTCTATTGGATGGACTAAATAATGAATCAGATCATGACACAACCAAAAGTCCTGAAAACGATGAAGGAGGTGTTGCTGGACGGTTAGCAGTCACTGCGCTTCTTCATAGGTTTCAAGAAGTTTTACGACGATATATTGAAAACGAG